Below is a window of Cytobacillus firmus DNA.
TGGCAGAATCGATAACAAGTAAAAAAGTGAAAGTAAAAGAAATACCTAAATGGGGAGCATATCTGAGAAAGCAAAGGGAAGAAAGTTTTGCTAACCATCTCAGTGATAAAGAAAAGAAGTCCATTTATTTTTATGACGATGAAGATGGCTTTTGTGGCTACTTATGGCACTTATTTAGTTATGAGAGAAGGAAGTGCTTAAAGGAGGAACATGCTGATATAGCGTTTAATAAAGAAATGAAGGAGTCTTGTTACGTTTTTTATCAGCATTCTGATGATGCTCTTATCCTTGAAAATGCTTCATCTTTAACAGCCATGGACTTTGTAAATGAAGAGGATATTTACGTAGTAGATAAAGAGTTTAGTTGGACTTATATAGTGACCCATGAAACAGGCTGGTGCGGTCCATATTTTAGCCGGAAGTGATCTTAAATCTTTTACATTTTAAGAAGAGAAGGCAGAGGCAAGAGAACCTATTCTCAGCGAGTTACAAATTCAGTCAGGATTTACAATCGTTTTTTTTAAGGGTATGATTTTTATAGATGGATAATTGATTATGGGAGCGGAATAATGAAAGAATTAACATTCAAATCTTACGACCAATTTCTCCAATTTAATGAACATAAAGCGATGGAAAAAGCGGTCATGAAGGGACTTCAAGGAGATGAACTGGTAAAGTTCAAGCTTGAATTTCTGCAAAGAGCCAAAACCATGTGGAAAGAGTATGATTGTGATCTTTGGCTGGAAAAACACGGGTATGTCATCATAAACGTTTGGAAAGATGGCAGCGGCAAAAGAAAAGTGACAAGAGGACGACCAAAAAAACTGGATTCTGAAAAATACGTA
It encodes the following:
- a CDS encoding DUF4275 family protein, with product MDLAESITSKKVKVKEIPKWGAYLRKQREESFANHLSDKEKKSIYFYDDEDGFCGYLWHLFSYERRKCLKEEHADIAFNKEMKESCYVFYQHSDDALILENASSLTAMDFVNEEDIYVVDKEFSWTYIVTHETGWCGPYFSRK
- a CDS encoding ribbon-helix-helix protein, CopG family codes for the protein MKELTFKSYDQFLQFNEHKAMEKAVMKGLQGDELVKFKLEFLQRAKTMWKEYDCDLWLEKHGYVIINVWKDGSGKRKVTRGRPKKLDSEKYVHTVHVRLDEETYRQLTNHCQENQIDVSEAIRCLIKTL